In Antedon mediterranea chromosome 10, ecAntMedi1.1, whole genome shotgun sequence, one genomic interval encodes:
- the LOC140060238 gene encoding dermatopontin-like — protein MKCITGLFALLMINHVIAGWQNSYDQEFTFTCPTGQVIYKVKSQHSNSKEDRQFEFFCRSFSASLPSSSCTWTGYINEYDQPFTATCPYNGVVVGVNSKHSNSKEDRIWKLKCCQSSAYNAINCYDTPLINDWDDYHTYTTPTGYFIHGVAGMHDNSMEDRRWKYHVCQAQAA, from the exons ATGAAGTGTATTACAGGTTTGTTTGCGCTTCTCATGATCAATCACGTGATTGCCGGTTGGCAGAACTCGTATGACCAAGAATTTACTTTTACGTGTCCAACTGGTCAGGTTATATATAAAGTTAAGTCGCAGCATTCTAACAGCAAAGAAGACAGGCAGTTTGAATTCTTCTGCAG ATCTTTCTCGGCATCCCTTCCCAGTAGTTCATGCACATGGACTGGTTATATTAACGAGTATGATCAACCTTTCACGGCAACTTGTCCCTATAACGGTGTTGTTGTTGGCGTAAATAGTAAACATTCCAACAGCAAAGAGGATAGAAT ATGGAAATTGAAATGTTGTCAGAGTTCTGCCTATAATGCAATCAACTGCTACGACACACCTCTTATCAACGATTGGGATGACTATCACACATATACTACACCCACTGGATACTTCATCCATGGTGTAGCTGGCATGCATGACAACAGCATGGA GGATAGAAGATGGAAGTACCACGTCTGTCAAGCACAGGCGGCTTAA